From the Vanacampus margaritifer isolate UIUO_Vmar chromosome 14, RoL_Vmar_1.0, whole genome shotgun sequence genome, the window ccgccaaattgGAAAAccaccggttatgtgttcattcttttgacattttccgcAGTTTTTTGATCCACTACATTCTCTAATCCTCCTTTTTCTCTAATTAagtacttgcataatttaaaatggaaaaaaagaccccaatattttgacatgaacaaatattctaaatgtcatacacaaacatttattaaataatttactttaatgcatgtagttgtgtttattgctcaaacacatgTGCTATCTTTTTCCATTGTCACGCTAATGATCATCTatagtcaaaattaatagtgttttttttaaaagtgtttaagTGTAATTAAAAGTGTCTTAATTCATAAttaatgcaatcatttttggtgactaattaatcagttaacgctttaactttgacagcaataattaattttaactcgttcactgccattgacggttataaaggtcaaaaatttatttgaactgtttctattagtttaacattttccacttttgttaacaagagtatgaaaacctagaattttttttttgtacatttagaacagatagaaaatttgtgattaaccgtgagttaactagtgaagtcatccgattaattatgattaaaaaaaatgtaatcacctgacgcccttcatttttaataatcttttttttaatgaaatgattaaaaattaggggcgtcaggcgattaccatttttaatcataattaatcgaatgacttcactagttaactcacgaacagatataaaatttgtgattaatcgtgagttaactagtgaagtcattcgattaattatgattaaaaatggtaatcgcctgacgtccctaatttttaatcttttcattaaaaaaagattattaaaaattaagggcgtcaggcgattaattttttttaatcataattaatcaaatgacttcactagttaactcacgattaatcacaaatgttatttctgttctaatacaattttcaaaaattctagtttttcttactcttgttaacaaaagtgaaaaaatgttaaactaatagaaatagttcaaatgaatttttgacgtctatcgccgtcaatggcagtgaacgagttaatgatAGCAGGACAACTGCATATAACAAATCACCTATTTTAACTTTAATGAgagatattaataaataaaaaaccctGTTGAAATGAGACGCTGTTTTTACTAACCTTTCGGCCAGTTCTGAATTGTACAAACTACTGAAGGGTAAACAAAAGAACGCTGCTAACCAGCTGTGAATGTTTCACATTAATATAAATCAGAGAGATACTGGACAAATTGTTGCACTTTTAATAAAAACTGACAAGACCAGCTAATCATTATATTTATTGCTATACGTATATTGCTGTCGTAATAATGAAATCGTGTCAATGGCATAGTAGCACACACACAACTTGAACTTTTTTACTTATCTACTAACCATCTCTTGAGGTCAATGTCACTCATCCCTGAGAATGAAAACTCTTTATGGGTTTAATCATCACCTCAGAGCTGGAGGGTGCGATTGGGACAGGACAGATTGCACTCATTTTCTCCAAAAGCCAGAGGTGCTTCTTGGCCATTGACTTGAAATACACGGCACCGGGGAGAGTGTAAAACGGAGTCCAACATTACATATCAGCGCTGTTTAGCAGTAAATACACTTTGCTGCTGCcttcacattttatttagaGAGCTCCAGAAATGTAGGCTTCACTTGACAACGTAAAAGAGGGCACTTTTATCTGCTTTAAAAGCGCACGCTCGGCAGAGCCTGGAGCGTGGAGATGGCTTCAGCAGCAGTTACGGGCATATGGGGAGCATTTAAGAGCAGCACATCATTTTGGATGTGGGCGGCGGATATTAAGCATCCCAACAGTTTCAAATTCACTTGCATGCAACCGCATATAGTAGTCGACTATTATTTGCTTGTCTGTGTGTATGTCAgatttttataatgaaaaaccggcacacaaaaatgttgctgaaaatcaaatatacaaaaaatgctcaccaggaactatttataacaaatttaatctaTGTTGTTATGACAGTTCAGCAGTgctaaacaagtcaatgcaTGCAGATAGGACGTTTTAAGTGGTTTggcgtatgaatcgctatgacaactgtgggACTGACATACACGTGGCTTGTTactggacaaaaataaataaataaataaagagagacGCTGGGACGGGACCTGCGTGAAAGTGCGACAAAAAAATGTGGCTGGCAAAATCTGCTGGGACTCggggacacaaggctcaaatgCAACGTCTGGTCACCCTCGTACAACGCTGATGCTCTTGCATTTGGAGACAAGTTAGTTTTAAAGCACAGggacttttagtttatgttgattatggcggtgccatatggacaaaagcggtaatgttatgcctgaaggaagatcaCATGCGTCACgtttgagctcacgccagcgagtgaacgCCGGGCTAATGTTGATCCTTggctgtccttttatccgggtagctttctttttttcttttttgtctcctcaggcaaaacttttcagtggttttgcagcttctgccaagaaagcagtaatcgtgcggcgacattcaaattgacttccgtctttgtaataaatgtgtaaaggggaaagtgacgtatgccataaagcaatcagcatatttgtagttttttgtgtggcagtgttcctaccatcctcctgaAAGTTGTTtcgtgccagtaaaaatgatacagaccccctcaggccatggcaaaaggTACAATTTAACTAGTTTTAAGCCGATGTTTCATCAggagagttatgaaaatattttatcacGGTTacaaagttccttagtgctactttaaggttCCATGCCCCTCCAAAAGGCAatcttcttccatttcttctaCTACTTCAATatctatgaaaatattttattacggttaaaaagttccttagtgctactttaaggttCCATGCCCCTCCAAAAGGCAatcttcttccatttcttctaCTACTTCAATATCCTATCTGTCTAAATACCTTGTGGCaacatgctgcctctcacaggtcagtcatggtacaacaacaaaattaacaaTTTAGTCACACTCTTGCTTAGGGGAGGGAATTCTTTTTCTCACGATTccattccaatttttgggtctgtgattcaattcagaagtgatttttgattcaaaatgattttgattgacaattatttctgcttcaatttatagatgggcaaagaatcgtcataatctactccagtctgactcgctaatggtAATTAGCGCGCTGGTCGCGGCATTTTTATCACTctaaagaacggctattcatacaaaatgcttcagGAATGTCTACAGAGAAGCATTTTAACATTACTCActggcatatgctcttcctacgctgcaaaaaaaaaaaaaacttttattggaataacttgatcgtgactttgacaatgtggctacaacttaacagtgtatcagaatgtGTTGACCCACAACAGCctttaagtggccaaatcgggcacaacatgaacagcgcgcCCAATGAAGGCACATACAAActgtgtaaaatattttaaataaaatcaattttgggacatttaaaatcgattctgaattgtactaaatgagaatggcGATTTTtctgagaatcgatttttgggcacacccctactctTGCTGTAGTGTCGACATGGCAATTTGGGACCGGGGGCTCCGCTGTGCCACATCAGAGAGCGAAtcacacaaattttttttgcaattgatTTAGTCATGTGTAACCAGCTGAAAGTCATACTTCAAGAAATAGGAATAAGAATATTGTTTTTCCCCACCGTCCCATCTAATTTTGCTTCAACCTGATGCAAATATTGCAAACTCAAACATAAGCAAAGACTTTGCGTGAAAAGtgtcaaatgcttttaaataaaagtgtagacAACGACTTAATTTTCACGACTGTTTTCCAACATGCCTCTGGAGATTATCCTCACATGGCTTTTGTTTATAGTTTATTTAGTTCTTTTAAATATGTAGATGTTGGTTAAAtaattggttggcaaccagttctgcccgtccgtccgtccgtccgtcttcttccgcttatccggggtcgggtcgcgggggcagcagctttaacagggaagcccagacttccctctccccagccacttcagccagctcatccgacgggaccccaaggcgttcccaggacagccgagagacatagtctctccagcgtgtcctgggtcgtccccggggcctcctgccggtaggacatgcccggaacacctccccagggaggcgtccaggaggcatccgaaccagatgcccgagccacctcaactggttcctctcaacgtggaggagcagcgactcgacgctgagtccctctcggatgaccgagcttctcaccctatctctaagggagagcccggctaccctgcggaggaaactcatttcggccgcttgtatccgggatcttgttctttcggtcacgacccacagctcgtgaccataggtgagggtaggaacgtagatcgaccggtaaatcgagagcttcgcctttcggctcagctccttcttcaccacaacggaccgatacagcgtccgcatcactgcagacgctgcaccgatccgcctgtcgatctcccgctctaacctaccctcactcgtgaacaagaccccaagatacttgaactcctccacttggggcaggacctcctccccgacccggagagggcactccacccttttccgactgaggaccatggtctcggatttggaggtgctgatcctcatcccaaccgcttcacactcggctgcgaaccgctccagtgagagctggaggtcacggcttgaagaagccaacagcaccacatcatctgcaaaaagcagagatgcaatgctgaggccaccaaaccggaccccctcaacgcctcggctacgcctagaaattctgtccataaaagttatgaacagaatcggtgacaaagggcaaccttggcggagtccaaccctcaccggaaacaaattcgacttactgccggcaatgcggaccagactctgacatcggtcgtacagggaccgaatggcccgtatcagggggctcggtaacccatactcccgaagcaccccccacagaactccccgaggtacacggtcaaacgccttctccaagtccacaaagcacatgtggactggttgggcgaattcccacgcaccctcgaggatcctgctgagggtgtagagctggtccactgttccacggccgggacgaaaaccacactgctcctcctggatccgagattcgacctcccgacggaccctcctctccagcacccctgaatagaccttacctgggaggctgaggagtgtgatccctctaaagttggaacacaccctccggtcccccttcttaaaaaggggaaccaccaccccggtctgccaatccagaggcaccgtccccgatgtccacgcgatgctgcagagacgtgtcaaccacgacagccccacaacatccagttCAGTTCTGCCCACTTGTTAAATAACTTTTGACTTCAGCACGTACTGTAGAAGTCTTTATCAAGACAAttacgcacgcacatgcacacacgagTGTCATGGGAGCTCTTTTTAGCCTGACGGACGCTAAGGTTAATCATTTCAGGGCAGCGTTCTGAAGGTGGAACACCGGATTAGCCACTAGTCAGTGATTCATCAGGTTGCGCCGTGAACAGACCAACAATGCTACAGCACCTAAAACTCCTGGTAGGTCCTTCCTTTTTCCTAATGGAATTTTCTATCGTGCATATTAAAAAGGACAAAATGCACCTTTATCCTGCTTTTTCTTTGCAGCTGGACTGCCCTCTTGTTATCGTTGTCATTTTTATCTCGGGCATCGGCGGGACATTCCAATACGGATTTGCAATATCTTCGGTGACGGCCGCTTCTGCCGTGAGTCCGACACGTTTGCACGTCGGCAATGAAAAGTATCGATAGCGAGCTAATTTTCCAAGTGCTAATTGCAGCACATTAAGAAGCTGGTGAACCAAACATGCATACAGAGATACCACGTCGACCTGCAAGACTGGCAGCTTTCGCTCATCTGGTCCTTCACCGTCTCCATTTTTTGCATCGGGGGGTTGCTGGGCTCGCTCCTGGCAGCGCCGTGCCTCTCGGTTGCTGGCAGGTCAGCGCGCAAATTAAGGCTTGGCTTTCGCAATTACACTTGCCGTTCATGCAGCTCTTTGTTTTGCCATCCCATCTAGGAGAACGTGTCTTTTGTTAAACAATTTTGTGGCTATAATGGGAGCTGTGCTGATGCTCTTCAGCCAAACAGCCATGTCCTTTGAGATGATCATGGTGGGGCGACTTCTGTATGGTATCAATGCAGGTGAGAATCAAAAGCAAACACACCGACTGATTTTTATGGtctaaattgatttttaaagggcaagtcaacccaactattttctttaaaacgttctatgaagccccactagtctaaacacgatagtctggttaatattgctttttgtggaatataaataaaacagcaaaatccagccctttttatccatctcagggagcggccattttgtgacttgctgttgactgaaaatgacttcataGTTGCtttggtaacgaccaatcatggctcacctgtatTCTGAGTTTGGTCttgtgatgtttgcaagctgagccatgatgggtcattacctgagctctgagcaactgtgatgtcattttcagttgacagcaagcgggcaaaatggccgctcagAGATAGATATAAACAAGTCCATTTTTACTTCTaacttcatattccacaaaagcaattattaatcagaatgttgtgtttatacTATATTATTCCAAAGAAAAGACTTGACTTTTGGGGTGGTCTATGGCCCCATATCCCACTGGAATAGAGCCGCCCCTGAACTGAACAGCACCTGAATTGTCTCTACATTCAGAACTATAACAGGAGTAAACTCGACTAATTTGATAACCGAAGCAAACAAAAGCCATTTGCTGCTTAGTCATTTGGGTGTTAGGaatataattttgtttattttcttggttgctattttagttgtaaataaattaaataacaaataaatgattagttttattattattattattcttagtAGTAGTACTAGTGTTAGTATTGTAAGTAGTTTTAGTATGACTAGTTAGTAGTATTAGCAGTCTTAtaattagtagtagtattacaAGTATAAGCATTACtagtagtggtagtagtagtagtagtgagGGGCATCGTAACCGTAAGGGATGTTGGTGTTGCAACCATCCCACAtttccaaataaaatgtttcaaatcCCGCACTTCTCACGCTGTGtccgtttaaaaacaaaacaaaacaaaacaaaaccaataaAACAATGCATGTCAGCAGGTATGAGAACAAGGACATAGGAAATGTTACGTGCCGAACGGCCACTTTAAAAGGAAAAGTACGACGATCCCTAACCACATGGTGTAAAACTTaaagaagtcaaacttaaacattttttggcaatactatgttatatgtgactaaacatgacattctgattaataatacgtgtgcaatatgaattacgCAGCAACATcctgccgtttttatccatctcaaggggcggccattttgccacttgctgtcgactgcagatgacatcacagtcgctcagggctcagacaacgaccaatcacagctcacctgttttctgaagctgagctgtgattggttgttacatgagacttgagcatctgtgatgtcattttcacccgACGAGAAGTAGCAAAACGGCTGCTTTGTgctattgataaaaactgctggattttcttgcttaactcatgttccacaaacacaatatcaaccagactaccgtatttagactagtggggctacatataatattgttgtcaagatatttttgggttgacttcccctttaaaagacGCAGGGGCCAGTCGAGTCTGCCGCATCAATTTGTGTGGTTGCTAAGGATAATCTTGTGCACCTGCTTCTTGTGAAAATTGccatcatttttaatattgtaacgTTTTGTAAGAACGCCACCAGCACACGCCGGAAAACACAGTACAACtcacgattattatttttttgagtaCTCGTCCCTCCCCTCCGGCGAGACCTGTGTTGCGTTCACCAACAGTCGGACATAAGAGGTTTTTTTTAGTACTTGTCCCTCCCCTACCGCGAGACCTGTGTTGtgttcaccaacagtttttctgAGTACTCGTCCCTCCCCTACCGCGAGACCTGTGTTGCGTTCACCAACAGTCAGACATATGAGTGCTAAGCAGAAATGGCAagcccaaaacacacacacaacacacttagTTCGTTACAATATTATTGAAAGAAAATGTTGGTTACAaaaccatccatcaattttttttatggagctCATCATCACTAGGGTCACAAGTGAGTTGGAGCCTCTcccaactatgtttttttttttttaattcactgctAAATCGGTTTCATTTCTCTTTTGTTAACACTCTTTTTGGTCACAAACATCTCCTTAAATGTTCCGTTTGTGTGCTTGCAGGAATCGGTCTCTCTGTTCAAGCCTTGTACATTATTGAATGCACCCCGAAGACTCTGCAAGGAACGCTGGGGGTGACCATCGCCACCTTCCTTGCCATGGGGAAGTTGAGCGGTCAGATTTTGGGGCTCAGGTGAGACACGCACACCTGCCATCCTTTAACACTCTTTTAACCCATTTAAGTTGAACTGCTCTAGTagccttttcatttatttttgttttcactgttATTTGGACTAATTAGAATTCACAATTGAGCAATATGGAGTTTGCACCAAACATACCTTTTGGAATGATCGGACCGTAACATATCCTCGCATGTGCTGCCTTGCCGGGACGGGACAGAAAACGGACGCCGGGGCTTGGAAACCGCGGCCACACAATCACATGTTGTCGTTCACATTGATGCTAACTCATGGACAATCTCCTTGCAGAGAGTTACTTGGCACGGAGGATAGATGGCCCTGGCTGCTCGGCTTCAGCGGCTTCGCCGCTCTGTTTCAGCTGGTCACCCTCCCCTTCCTACCCGAGTCTCCCAAATACCTGCTGCTCAACCGAGGAGACAAGCGGGCCTGCGAGAAAGGTGCGAGCGCACGTCTGGAATCGCACATAACTGTATTCACATCTTGGTCTGGTCGCGGCCGCTTAGCTTTGACAAGGCTTTGGGGTAACGAGGACCACAGCGGGGAGGTGCAGGAGATGCTGGCGGAGAAAGCTGCGCTCGAGAACATCCAAAGTCACTCTGTGATGGAGTTGTTTCAAAAAAGAAGTGTTCGCTGGCAGCTGGCCACCGTCGTCGTGACCTTCTTCTCGTTGCAACTTTGTGGCCTGAACGCGGTGAGTAACGTCATGTGAAGAACTAAAACAGACCTTTTTGGAAACAGAGAGctacggaagtgtattgcattcacttgaaaaaaaaaagtcctgttttctgacaaattttttggggtatctatatatttttttataaataatatcaaataaaataaattaaaacattcaGATTTTGTAAATCTTAAAAGATGTTCAGTAAacacatgctttaaaaaaaagtttgcattcTTTTAAAATTTTCATCTTTTAGATATAAATATCGGTTATCACCATCCTTGACTAATAAGAATTGGCATTGATATCGGCCATGAAAATTTTTCGATCACGCCATTTTactatcaggaactagaaattatgAGAACAGAAAActggcattaatttcatgcaattttatgaGAAAATGCTATAGTgagatatttctttaaaattagcCGTCATTGGGGTTTTTTGGATGGGGGGGGGAGTGAGGGAGATGGGGAAATTATATTAATCAAAAgtacagtggtatcggtacatagtatcggtgactactcaagagtagaactggtattggtatcgataccttgaaataaggctgggcattggcccgataccgatacctagtATCAGTACTCGTCCATGCATAGTTTAAATGTTGATCCATTTCAAGCAATCATTATAGAGATACTTGTCAATGCTTAAGCTGTCTCGTCTCCCCAGAAATGTTGCATAAGATTCAATAACTTTTTTTAGGGAGAGGGTTATGAAGTGGATGAACGCGTAAATAAACCTACACTGTTACGCTTTACTGCAGGTGTACTTCTATTCTTACGAAGTGTTTCGTGCAGCAGGCATTCACGAAGACCAGCTCGGATACGCCACTTTGGGAACGGGGATGAGTGAAATGACCTTCTCGATAGTGTGTGTAAGTGCCACCTCATCACTATTCTGGTACAAGATACATGCAGGGGGAGCAAACCAGACGTAcggggaaataaaataaaaaacaacagtgTGCCCTGCCTATTTGTTAGTTAATTCACCTTGCAGTTGTAAGTaaactttttaaacaaaacactaGTAATGTTTGACAgtcattatctttgtctcaTGAAGTAAAAAGcagatttttgctcattttaattcattcactgccattgacggcaatagacgtcaaaaattcattttaactttttctattagtttaacattttcccccacttttgttaacaacagtatgaaaacctagtgttttttttatattgtattagaacagatataaaatttgtgattaattgtgagttaactagtgaagtctatatagtaatactactcgcctgacgcccctaatttttaatgacctattctttaaaaaatattattattaaaaaatttggggcatcaggcgattaaaatttgtaattgtaattattcgcatgacttcactagttaactcaccattaatcacatattttatatctgttcttaatgtacaaaaaaaaaatctaggttttcatactcttgttaacaaaaatggaaaaaactaaactaataggaatagttcaaatgagtttttgacgtctatagctgtcaatggcagtgaatgagttaatagctaaTATCATCTGATTATATATTGGGCCTGGCCCTAGCTAATATTTTATACTGTGGCGAGAAATTACCCTGTGGTTGTATTATGTAAATTCATGTTAAGAGTTTTACATGTTTCCACATTTTGTGACGTTTCTTAAACTTCTATCCCAACTTGTACACTTTAAATTGTGTAGAGTAAacttgactctatttagagtgggagcaaatagactcagttttagagtaggctaatatttatttgagttagaaagattccagctgacacgagccatatactaacacacagcaggagctcagtggttcagggagtagatcggctgtctcccaagctgaaggacgtgagttcgttcctcaacccttgaatgacttttatttatttttcaattctttattttacactcttctgggtgtaaatattactctaaaactgagtctatttggtcccactctaaaaagtGTCACATTTACTCAACAGAATTAACTGTGTAAAGAGAGTAGTGTGATGTTTCACTTCTCCTGGGGCACTtttgaagtgcaaaaaaaaaaagccatctgATGGATATGTCCCTAATGTAAATTAGTCAATTCATACATGTGGTTTGTTGACAGGTGAAATCTTTGAACACCAATCTGCATCCATATCATTCACGGTCTCTTTTCTGAACTATATTCATGCTTTTGGATAGAAAGCAGCACAGAGAAAGGCCCAAGCCAACAAATTACAGCCCCACCTTGTGGTAGTTTGTCTCCGTGTAATGTTTGTACTCCAAAACTTTGCTGATACTGCAGTTGATCATCATTGAGAGTACAGGAAAGAAAGTACTCCTCGTCACTGGATATGCGGCCATGACTGTTATACTCGCCCTCCTCACCATCACGCTGTATTTTCAGGTGAGCCACACCAAAAATGGGATTTCTCAATCTTAAGACATTCAAAGCAAAAAGCTACAACTGACACTTATGTCGTTGTTTCTCACCTAGCCTCACATCTCCTGGTTATCGTACTGCAGCATGGCCTTCATTTTTACCTTGCTCGCCACTTTTTCCATTGGGCCAGGTGCGTTTTTCACTTATCTAAGAAAGGGATGAGAGTGAGAGTAAACTGGGccggtgtacctaataaagtgtcctgTTATACTATGTGAAATGACATGTCACTTTAAGTCAACTGAGAGCTTCATTTTGACACAAGGTAttactttgccgccatcttgtggcacagCCCAGTTGGAGTTGACTGTAAatctaaacaaacaacaaaaataattgcacaaattgtaactagactaagtgcaatttttgcagaaattgcgtgggaatgctgaaagctgaatgctaatagcggAATTCTAAGCGGAATGCttgtaaattgaaagataaattatgtgaaaattagtattaattgtagttgaaagataaataaataaaaagaacacttgaacctgggaggtgtgaatttttgaagcaagttgtaATTTAGatagaaaaaatgtaaataaaatataaatgaataaaaatcactcaatagcgccacctagccatgcagtacccgccattcatttagatggaaaagtggaactataatagtcagttggtatacatgtatatcctttagcataattgccatggatacatTTGTAATGTACAGTctgaggtgggattcgaacctgcgaccatctggttactggacaaggcAATTAAAAGTATCGGACAGCTGTATGTATGGTGGGTGTGGAAAGTGGgatttagaaaaagttcaatgtcagtcccattgaaaatgaatggggaaaagtcaACGccaaattgtgcgaatactgtaagtaatgtgcaACAGAAGATAAATAATCCGGAAGGCTTGAATTTTAGAATcatgttgaaatttgaatggtgtaaatcggaagtattatgtgggagttgtttgaCGGCTAAAAATTGTGGAGAA encodes:
- the slc2a11l gene encoding solute carrier family 2 member 11, like, with translation MLQHLKLLLDCPLVIVVIFISGIGGTFQYGFAISSVTAASAHIKKLVNQTCIQRYHVDLQDWQLSLIWSFTVSIFCIGGLLGSLLAAPCLSVAGRRTCLLLNNFVAIMGAVLMLFSQTAMSFEMIMVGRLLYGINAGIGLSVQALYIIECTPKTLQGTLGVTIATFLAMGKLSGQILGLRELLGTEDRWPWLLGFSGFAALFQLVTLPFLPESPKYLLLNRGDKRACEKALTRLWGNEDHSGEVQEMLAEKAALENIQSHSVMELFQKRSVRWQLATVVVTFFSLQLCGLNAVYFYSYEVFRAAGIHEDQLGYATLGTGMSEMTFSIVCLIIIESTGKKVLLVTGYAAMTVILALLTITLYFQPHISWLSYCSMAFIFTLLATFSIGPGGVIPPIPGVIFTQAFKASAYTVGCAINWAGMFTVGMIFPILVANLDSFCFLIFLLVCLTSGLFVYFNVPKTRNKTALEIADDYERMHSKVGRFKWGKRDEKPLESCQTYETKF